Proteins from a genomic interval of Cucumis melo cultivar AY chromosome 7, USDA_Cmelo_AY_1.0, whole genome shotgun sequence:
- the LOC127150393 gene encoding protein PELPK1-like translates to MASSKFLIIAFMATLALSSIDVGQAARHLLQTAPPLVPNLPVIPTGIPPLPALSNPTLPNLPQPTLPKVNLPPLPSSPVNIPSGLALPPLPNMALPNFPSIPTIPTSFPSIPFLSPPPATSSSP, encoded by the coding sequence atggctTCTTCCAAGTTCTTGATCATTGCTTTTATGGCTACTTTGGCTCTCTCGAGCATCGATGTCGGCCAAGCTGCCCGCCATCTCTTGCAAACCGCTCCACCCTTGGTGCCAAACCTTCCGGTGATTCCAACCGGGATACCACCATTGCCTGCCTTGTCAAACCCTACTCTTCCAAATTTACCACAACCCACATTACCTAAGGTTAATCTCCCTCCGCTTCCGAGCTCTCCGGTGAACATCCCCAGCGGGCTAGCATTGCCACCGCTCCCGAACATGGCTCTTCCGAACTTTCCATCAATCCCTACCATTCCAACTTCATTTCCTTCCATCCCATTTTTATCTCCTCCTCCTGCAACTTCTTCCTCCCCCTAA